A region of the Euwallacea fornicatus isolate EFF26 chromosome 22, ASM4011564v1, whole genome shotgun sequence genome:
TTCCTTGAAAGAGAAAGGGTTAAAGTGGCTTATTAATGGCGAAGAAATTGGTAACGAGCGTAATTCGAGTGGCGCTTTTGTGTTGGATTAAGTCATGGCGAGCAACACGTAAGTCTCCATTTTGCCCTATTGTTTTTGGGTTCAAGTCTTTGCTTTCGGATTTGTCAAGAACTTTGTAGTCTCTGAGACGACATCACTTATAGATAAGTTGATGGCCTTTGTTTTGATGTTCTAGTTCCAGATGTGTTTGCGATTTTGCATTAACAATACAAATTAAACATGACTCATTTAGAACTCACTTGCGGAAATAATATTACACATGAATGAGAATTTCCCAAAAACGCATTATTTGTATTAAACACACACACTTTACAGTGATCGCAGGGAGATTCTGTCAGTCTCAAGTTCTCGACGATTAAAAGCCAAATTAaagaataactttttaaattgttcataGTTTTAGTAAAAGTAGCATAGTGGCGGACGGTACGCCACTGTTTGTATACTTTTCTGTTGTATGAATAATAATCTTAAACAATGATTAAACAGGAGCGTGTTAAGCGACGCGTCTTGGGGTTATTGAAATAGACGCGTCGGCAAAAGtggaatcttttttttattcatttttttagaacGCTACTGGCTACAGCATTTGCGTGTAGCTTTAAAGCCGCTgttcaaatttcaacattataacttcattttgaatttaaagtaGAGGGGTATTTCGGTGTGAGACCTTCAGGGGTTTTATCGTGTcgtaaaatatggaaaaagcaattttttttttaaacttggcGATTTGTTTAAGAGCATAATTCGTCAGTGCTTGTGATACTTCTCTATGGTATAAAGTTAGCAATATAAGCTTTGATAACAAATTTCTACTTGATATTAAGGTGAAGCCATAGTGAGTAGAGTACTCAGAGGTTGCGCTCCACAATGAAATACTGAAAGACCTAACTTTAAAGACTGATCATTTTCCAAGTCAGTATTATGACAACTGAATTCCAGTTGGTATTGAAACAGAGGCACACCAGGCGTATAGAAACATTGATTTCAACGAAAACATCACTTGGGAATCTAGGCctttgaagaaattatttcttacAGGAACATAGTAAAACGCTGAgatgatatttttgtatattccACAGCCAGTATACATATTTGTACTGTCCACATGGAGAGGTCCATTTGGTACTGAAACGGAGGCGTACTAGATCGATTTTTTAGGGGCACATTTAGCGATCAGACAGTGGGAAAGCTCACTTTTTCAACTATTCGTAATTTAGTTAGGAAGCAACTTTGCTAGAAAAACGTTTTGCCTATGTGACTTAATGAttccaaatgaaattttgtaccgGAATTGTGAATTTGTCAGAAACATTAGATTTAAAAAGGTCCATCAAAAAACTTATACGTGTAATTGCTTCCGCATCGCTAAAGGCACAATATCTGGACAGccattttagatatttttaagggAAAGGAGCTTATAGcgcaaataaaataacatttcgaAAGCAATAACAGATTTTAAACCCCATTTTTGTTCAAGCAAATTATTACAGATGAAACGTAATAATAgaagtttttgcaaatttgtatattttctttgaaatcgTAAGCCGACGGCCTCTAAATTGATACAGCTAAAGCTGGcactaaactaaaaaataccatttacttaaaatgcatttatacTCACCGAAAATCTcctttaattataattttccaCGAGGACCAGTACTCCTCCgcaaacaataaacaattcgAGACACACCACGCTGACTTCAAGTACCTTCTTACACATGCACTCACTACGGGTCCCACAAATCGCACTAACTGGTCCAATAATACAACATACTGAGTGATGGTGAAACAATTTCCTGCCAAAGAAATATCTACCGACTCTTAACGGCCGACAGGAACTTTCAACATCACCACTGGTCAGTGTGTTTCAGTGGTGGGCAAAGTTTTGATTTCATAAGAGAGAGGGTATCTATGGTACCTATGGTAATAATTGACATGCGTGCATTACTGTGGTTTCTGATGGGTTTggcaaaattattatattccaAGGGGGATTCCTCATGAAGGGGTTCCCAGTAAGTGTGGGTggtaataaattaaagtttgtGGTATACTACATCATtatggtttttttgtttttgtcggTATTTGTTGAATTGAAACCGGTGTTATTTTCCCCATTGTTTTAGGCATCAAAAtagcaaataacaataaaagaatataATTGTATTGACCGAATAATGTTTTACTTGTTGTCTTATGTCATTTAGAAGTAGTATGACACCAACGCAGCCCTACCGGGGGCGTTAagagaaattatatttttcccggttccaattttttccaatttaaaaatcgtttatCTCCGTCTATTTGCGGTCGTACTTGGTAAAACAGCAGTTTTATAAGCGTTTcgtaaaattttaccattattAAATTGCCGGATGTTCCAAGATCGAAATTTTATCTGCTCCAATAACTCTCATGGCAAAAAGGCGAGATTATTGTCTCTTTTGACAATAGTTGCATTGCCTGTTTGAATTGATGCAAATATTcgatttctaaaattatatcGTAATATGCAAGCACGAAGCAACGATTTGTTGCAAAATTATGGGTTTTTGCTAatgtttgtgtttttttacgTGTTAACTCGTGAATTCCTAATGGGACACGGATTTCATGGAGAATACAAAGTACAATAAATTGCTACTTGTGAAACAAGGACAAGCCAGACAAAGATGATTACTTTAATTACCGCATCTTAAAGGTTTGAGAATTGCTGCTTTGTAAATCGAAGAAATCCCTTTTGGAATTGATGTTGAATAATTCGGTTACGAAGCGACAACTAATTTACTTTCCATAATTGGTTTCCTAACGTTTGAAATTCGTCCAAGATTTGTCTGTTTGGGGTAACACTCAGGGATCGTAGAACTCGAAAACAAGTCGATTCTGCGGCGTTTTGTGTATTAATGACCATGGTAACGTACTTGTCTTGTTACAAGCGAGAAGGTCGACGAGGCATAGTCACACACACGTGTAACGCTCAAGAATTATGGTAAAACCCTGCAGGTGGCGTATGAAGTTGCAAACAATGcagcaataattaaatatatattttcgaaTGAGCTCAGTCATTTTtcaaagagaaattttaagtaatttttattattaaagttgCTGAAAAGctgaattgaacaaaaatcacTCGCCAGACGAATCGACGGGATCAAGATGCctgttttttacttttcaaacaatcGCGACCGGCGAACGCGAATCCGACGGCGCTTTGGCTTTCAAAATGTAGCAAACGTTGTCAAGTTGCGCAAATTATAGTGAGATTTCGCGATATTTTATATGCGTActgtttttaaagaaattcataCACGCAAGTTGATTAAGTTATTCGCCGGAAAATCGTGATATCCTGGAAGCGTCATAGGAAAATGTCGGCAAAACAAAGGTATTTTTTCGTTTCCTGTAGCCCTACAGCATCTTTAAACACATGTATCAAACGTGGCTATGTAAGTTCCGGCGCAAGCCACacttaaattcaaattttcgtattttcagAAATGTAACTCTTTTTGTGTAAGTTACTACTCACATCTTACACTTCATCTTtagtatcaaattttaaacgaaaaaaaaatgttgcagcGACCCGACCCGGTTTCCCAACGATCATCTTTAGCGGCGACCTTTAAGCCCtcattagttatttttttaattttggaatttcttttaaacaaGCTTTTAAACAACCGCATCATAAATTTTACAATCTTGGTCTGAACCTCCGACGTGTAAATGTGCATGAATACGCAAAATTGATAGGGTTTATACACACTTACAATCTAAAAGCATTGTTTTTCAACTGTACCTTCTTTCGAGGCATTTGTATTTGACATTTGGAGCACATTGTAATTTACTATAATCCATATTTGAGCCGTGcttgaaatttgataatttttcgatttataaATATCTATAAATACCTAGATACGCTTAGAGATGGCAATCGAAACGGTGTTTGATTAGAATTCTCCAGATCTGAATCGatcataaaatcgaaaaaataacATGTCCAATTAGGTAAGATTCAAATCGAATTTCGTTATCTATCGGCGACGCAGATACTTTGtttcgaaatttgatatttacagATATGATGTCAAAAGCCATAAGACTTAAATTAGGTATCTATTTATCTGGTATCTATAGACATATTAGACAATTAATATTCTGTGAACATTTCGGTATAAATATGCGAGGACAcagataaaaaatgtatttagtAATCGTGAATAGGCCAATCTGTGTCTATATAGGTACCAGGTATCTTATTTGTCTTATCTAGAATTCACCTTATAAGGTAAGAAAAAACTGTTCCTTGTAGTGACTTGTTATTCCATTATTGACTACGTTGAGTAATTAAGCATATTTTAAAGTGTTAGGCACTGTTAAAATTCCcaaatttttactattaacAAAGAGAAATCTATATGTGATTGATTAGATTACACAAAATGTTTTCGGGATAGTGGCCAGTTAGAAACCTGATTTATCAAGAACAGAGCTTAATTTAATCCGCATCTTACGTTTGCTTATAAAGGTCCCATATCGCAATTAGATCTTTAACACAAATGAATgactaaaattgaaattaggCATTGACACTATAAATTGTAACTACAAAGGTAGTTAGTTGTGCATGTGCGCTTTGTCAACACACTTATATTTGCTTTAACTTATTGCTGCTGGTAATcgttaacttttaattttttttgttctaaaacCACGACGTGCGAAAAGTAAGCGTGTAGAAATACGAAATACCTAAAAACATATCCACATAAATTTagtaattaaatacaaaatgtttattgtaTGGAATCAGGCTTCCGCGGCTCGCTTTAATGCTTCAGAGCGggcgaaaaatttaatattaaagttattaaagcAGTTTATGCAGTTAATAATACACAcaatatgttcaattttcaagACGCAGGGCGTTAAACCCTCGATTACTTTTTCCTCAGCACCGGCAGTATTTTAGATATTTGCTCTAAGTTTTAACCGCAGATTTAGATTTGCAGCACAcagttgatatttttcacgGTTCACTTTTACCGAAAAAAACTCTCTTTGCGGACGCCGCTGGCAGTTTTTCTGTTCAGTTTTTAAGTGTGTTGTCGCGCATTTTCGCAGACAATTTTGAAACAGCGTTACCGTAACGAAGTGCGGAATGGGGCCTTAGGATCCAAATTATTGGAAACAATGTGAAAACAGTTGATCGAGTTTTCTTGAGGAGAAATCAGTAGCGCAACGCACAGAATTTCGGTAGAGAAATAGTGCGCCCGACTCTCAGGACAGTCATTGATGTTGACTGTCAGATCGGTCATATTGAGgtgcaaataatattttataaaatagttCAACCTTCGGCTCTATTCTCCGTATCAAGAACTAGgtgtttttttggtttgaaGTTGATAGTACCCGGactagaaaaaattgaaaaagtaaaaaataacttcaaaatgtTACCGAAGCCCTGTCGCTGAGGGTTTTCGTGCAGAAAACAACGAACCGCTGTCCCCATTCACACAATTAAACTTATCATTACCTTCTTCTTCGCCCAGTGATAGACTTCATGTCCGATGCACGCACTCATCTTGCAAATTGCAAATCGTCTCTGGCTTTTTGCAGCTGAGTCGTCAGAGGCGTGTCTAACTGCAAGACAATTACTTAAGATAATAACCCACAGtcaacaaatttcaaatccACTAAAAAACGGTTCCTTGCATCGAAACAATGCAGACGGCATCGATTTCCtactgaaaaacttttacctGAATTATCGCAAACAattcagattattatttactgTTATTTCAAATTACGGCAAGGGCACACGATTTTCAAAGTGGTATAAAAGTGTATGGAGTGATTGACAGCTCCCAGAAACCAATAGGAAACTATTACATGTGCTCCTTTCCTAGTACCCCATAGCCGCTTTGcaatcaataaaagttaaaaagagGTAAGTTGATACAGGTTTAATCAACAAAACTAGTTTTTGATGTCTTTAAAggaaatatacatttttataggCATCGTCGGGTTATATAACTTCTACTGGTCGTCTTAAATTTACCTCCGGAAGACTATTTTTGTTCTCTTTGTTTTTGGAAGGGACGTGCAGTATAACATTCCTCATGGGAACTCGGGCGTGTTTTCGtcaataaattgcaaaaaaaatattttttttttagctgcTCGCgctaatataaaaattcaatccCACCGGCACCTATCCtgtttattacaattattgaGTAGGGTACTAATATTTCCCCACAAAAGACATTTGCCAGTATCATTTTTCATCTACGATTAGATAGAGTAGCCTACATATACATAAGtaccttttaaaataaatacacgTTCCTATTGTTATTAGTAGTTTAAAGGTCAATCATGTTTTAGATCTAACTTTTCGTCAGTGATGGAAGTTATAAATGTATCAGAACCTAATGGTAATCTTGATAGCGGGGAGGATGACGGCTCCAACCCCAACATCGCAAAGGCAACCGCCATGTGTGTGCTTTTCTTCTGCTCCTTCACCTTGGGGCTGATCCCCATCAAACTTACCAAATGGTTGGTAAGTAAAGACAAACAAGGGGGACCACCCGACAGCAACAAATACGTGCAGATGCTGCTTGGTAAGAATCGCATTTATTCCACATAAAAGTAGTATCGATGGGTCGTTAGAGGCATAGCTGTGCAGTTGGCACAAAATGATATAGgtataaattttgcaaactacttcaaacaatgttttttGTGTGTACTACATATGCATGAAACATATGAGTAAACTGAGTACATTTTGAGATGTACAGGATGCGAAAGAAACCAGTGTTACCAACATCCCAAAAGAGTTCATTCAATTCTAGAGCAAATTTCCTAACAAAATCTTGAGTTTTTTAAgagaatttttccaatttatttaatttcagataGGTtggaaactttcaaaaaactttgCGCTCTCGTGAGCTTGTTTCAAATGTCCTACGGGTTATTTGCATATTCGAGAAAATCTGGAGAAAGTCTTTGGATTGGGGCAAATCTTAACAttctcatttttgaaaaacacgGCCCCGTATTAATGTTCACTTTTTCAGTCACTACATTTAACCCTACAATTTCCAGGTATTGGGGGTGGAGTTTTGCTTTGCACTACCTTTCTCCACTTGTTGCCCGAAGTTGCCGAATCCTTTGAAAAGCTCCAGTTTACTCCGGATATAGAGATCCATTATGCGGAGCTTTTGATGTGCATTGGGTTCTTTGTGATGTATTTAGTGGAGGAGTGCGTCCACGTTTATTTGCGGAGGTACTTgcaattatcaaatttaagtAGGATGGTAAATAATGTTGTTTTAGACGTGAGGAGAAAGCCGGCAACCCTTCAACATTATTCCGAACCCTCTCGATCAGAAGGGGGGATACCCCAAGGCAATCTTTAGCCCAAGAGACGAAACTTACAGAAGTGATTGACAACTCAGAATTTGGTAAACCTTCCAAGCACAATCACGAGCATCATGGAGAGCATCATCACAGTCACTTTGTTCATGGAGACGTAGACTCTACAGTGAAGGCAATTCGTGGCCTCTTGGTAGTTTTAGCTCTATCTGTCCATGAACTGTTTGAAGGACTCGCTGTAGGATTAGAGTCCAGTGCTAAGAATGTATGGTACATGTTCGGAGCCGTTAGTGCTCATAAATTAGTCATAGCTTTCTGTATTGGAGTTGAGCTCGTTTCTTCTAACATGAAGAATTTCCTGGTTGTGATCTACGTATTCACTTTCGCCGTGGTTAGTCCCTTGGGAATTGGCATCGGCATGGCTATTAGTAATATCGAGCAGGATTCTTCAGAAGTGATATCAGTGTTTCTTCAAGGCTTGGCTTCTGGTACTTTGCTGTACGTGGTCTTCttcgaaattttgcaaaatgaaaGGAAGACGGGTCTTAGACAATTCTTCGCTGTATCTTTTGGCTTCGTGTGCATGTTTGGAATCACTATTTTAGGCTAGATAATTCGGTGTTGGCGGGAGGCGGTAGAGGTAAttattgtgatatttttcCCTAAGACTTACAGTATCTTATTCGACTGTATCAGTCCAGTTTATCTTGGccaaatatgttttattatcGATCTTATTGCCCCCTAATAATGTTAtacaaattatgaatattaagtatttttgtttgtgtaATATCGCCACTTTGTATTATATCCCTACAATGTgacaaaataattgtaaataaatatatcttgATAAAcatagattttaattttgtcccACTTATACATGACGCTTAAGGCAGGCATCATCTTGTGCTTATTGTTGACATCACTACACCTGACACACTTTATTACACAAAAAGGTCAGAACATCGACCATTATGACCCTCCCACGGAGATACAGAAAACTGAAGTGTCTTTCATATGAGAGAAGATCCACTGGAAgcattttacttttttctgtTAGTGAATATTGTCGCAAAATGGTTTAAACATTGGTACCTAAATATGGATACATGAATGGATATTAAGGATCTGAGAGAAGGTCTGGAAAGTGTTAATATGGTCTTGTCCTGTACCATATTGCATATTCGGAAAGGGTATCCATTCGTGCTGCTGGAACTAAGGAGAAAGGAACTTGTTTAGGATTTGGATAGCATTTTGTTATTCATCTTTAATTAGCGATAATTGACTACAATGGTGGtcaaatgtggaaaaaacaatatattcctaattcttaaatataatatattcaaCATTTGAACCAAAGACAGTGATATCACTTAATATGTTTCAACACGTATATGGAAAGATGTTGGAGTTTAAGCGTCAAAGCTTACCTCCGATCGCTCGAATTAAGCTAACGTTTAATCCAATACTCAAGTTATAATGAATCCGGGAATCCATTTATGCCAAGGTTCGATGAATTTTGGCCATTTTACACAGCTAATATTACAgtttatttcaaagtttggaagaGGCAAGCGATCTTTTTTTAACCACCCTTCAGTCTAGCTGTATTACACATGTCTATCGATTTGTTTATCTTGATGGtcagtaaattatttttatttcaattaagaaTAGTGTCAGTTAATTCCTccatttctatgaaaattatttgcttGATTAGTTACTAGGAGATTGATATGTTGACCTCAGAAATGAACTTTTCTGTTTTCCCCAACCATAATCAAGTAATAGACCATTTTACTATCCACAtactattcaaaaattgaagtatATCAGCAATATATTAGCTTTCCTTATATTCCTGCAACATTGCAATTTGTATAAACTTATCCTTAGCCTTATCACTGAATTTAGTGGTTCATTCAGGTATTTCTGATCCACACAGGAATTAATTTTGGTT
Encoded here:
- the LOC136346285 gene encoding zinc transporter ZIP3-like isoform X2, yielding MEVINVSEPNGNLDSGEDDGSNPNIAKATAMCVLFFCSFTLGLIPIKLTKWLVSKDKQGGPPDSNKYVQMLLGIGGGVLLCTTFLHLLPEVAESFEKLQFTPDIEIHYAELLMCIGFFVMYLVEECVHVYLRRREEKAGNPSTLFRTLSIRRGDTPRQSLAQETKLTEVIDNSEFGKPSKHNHEHHGEHHHSHFVHGDVDSTVKAIRGLLVVLALSVHELFEGLAVGLESSAKNVWYMFGAVSAHKLVIAFCIGVELVSSNMKNFLVVIYVFTFAVVSPLGIGIGMAISNIEQDSSEVISVFLQGLASGTLLYVVFFEILQNERKTGLRQFFAVSFGFVCMFGITILG
- the LOC136346285 gene encoding zinc transporter ZIP3-like isoform X1, whose amino-acid sequence is MASNTSNFSSVMEVINVSEPNGNLDSGEDDGSNPNIAKATAMCVLFFCSFTLGLIPIKLTKWLVSKDKQGGPPDSNKYVQMLLGIGGGVLLCTTFLHLLPEVAESFEKLQFTPDIEIHYAELLMCIGFFVMYLVEECVHVYLRRREEKAGNPSTLFRTLSIRRGDTPRQSLAQETKLTEVIDNSEFGKPSKHNHEHHGEHHHSHFVHGDVDSTVKAIRGLLVVLALSVHELFEGLAVGLESSAKNVWYMFGAVSAHKLVIAFCIGVELVSSNMKNFLVVIYVFTFAVVSPLGIGIGMAISNIEQDSSEVISVFLQGLASGTLLYVVFFEILQNERKTGLRQFFAVSFGFVCMFGITILG